A part of Arthrobacter dokdonellae genomic DNA contains:
- a CDS encoding prenyltransferase → MKNLLATSRPVSWVNTAYPFAAAYFLATGRIDWLWALGTFFFLVPYNLAMYGINDVFDYESDLLNARKGGVEGAVLDRRHHRTILWAAAISTIPFIVVLATQGGAVANLVLAVSLLAVVAYSAPRLRFKERPFLDSLTSSTHFVSPAVYGLALAHAPFTAGIWAFLGAFFLWGMASHAFGAVQDIVPDRDGGLASIGTVLGARFTAWFAFTAYAGAGVLMLGTAAPFAAVLAVPYLANVAPCLGVTDATSAGANAAWKRFLWLNYLTGFLATLTLIWLATRP, encoded by the coding sequence ATGAAGAACCTGCTGGCGACCTCCCGGCCTGTCTCCTGGGTCAACACGGCCTACCCGTTCGCGGCGGCCTACTTTCTGGCGACGGGTCGGATCGACTGGCTGTGGGCCCTGGGAACGTTCTTCTTCCTGGTCCCCTACAACCTGGCCATGTACGGCATCAACGATGTCTTTGACTACGAGTCCGACCTGCTCAATGCGCGCAAGGGCGGGGTGGAGGGCGCGGTGCTGGACCGCCGGCACCACCGCACCATCCTGTGGGCCGCCGCGATCTCCACCATCCCCTTCATCGTGGTGCTCGCCACGCAGGGCGGCGCCGTGGCGAACCTGGTCCTGGCGGTCTCGCTTCTGGCCGTGGTCGCCTACAGCGCGCCGCGGCTGCGGTTCAAGGAGCGCCCGTTCCTGGACTCGCTGACCTCCAGCACGCACTTCGTCTCGCCCGCCGTCTACGGCCTGGCGCTCGCCCACGCCCCGTTCACGGCGGGCATCTGGGCGTTCCTGGGCGCCTTCTTCCTCTGGGGGATGGCCAGCCACGCTTTTGGCGCGGTGCAGGACATCGTGCCGGACCGCGACGGCGGGCTGGCCTCCATCGGGACGGTGCTGGGCGCCCGGTTCACGGCCTGGTTTGCGTTCACCGCCTATGCCGGCGCGGGGGTGCTGATGCTCGGGACGGCGGCGCCGTTCGCGGCCGTCCTGGCCGTGCCCTACCTGGCCAACGTCGCCCCGTGCCTTGGGGTCACCGACGCGACGTCGGCCGGGGCCAACGCCGCCTGGAAACGCTTCCTGTGGCTGAACTACCTGACCGGCTTCCTCGCCACCCTGACGCTGATCTGGCTCGCCACCCGCCCCTGA
- a CDS encoding ABC transporter ATP-binding protein, whose amino-acid sequence MTTITEQNKRTVAVQARGLRKTYGRGETEVAALRGVDLDFPAGRFTAIMGPSGSGKSTLMHCLAGLDSVTAGTIHLGETELTALNDKALTQLRRDRIGFVFQAFNLVPTLTAEANITLPVALAGGKVDAEWFASVTTTLGLTDRLKHKPHELSGGQQQRVAVARALLTRPDVIFGDEPTGNLDSRSGAEVLGMLRRSSREMGQSIIMVTHDPVAASYADRVVLMNDGVLVGELDHPTAETVLASLASLGA is encoded by the coding sequence ATGACGACCATTACTGAGCAAAACAAGCGCACCGTCGCGGTCCAGGCCCGCGGCCTGCGCAAGACGTACGGCAGGGGCGAGACGGAGGTGGCGGCGCTGAGGGGCGTGGACCTGGACTTCCCGGCAGGCCGGTTCACGGCCATCATGGGCCCCTCGGGCTCCGGAAAATCCACGTTGATGCACTGCCTGGCCGGGCTGGATTCCGTCACGGCCGGCACCATCCACCTCGGCGAGACGGAGCTGACCGCGCTCAACGACAAGGCGCTTACGCAGCTGCGCCGTGACCGGATCGGCTTCGTGTTCCAGGCGTTCAACCTTGTTCCCACGCTCACCGCGGAAGCCAACATCACGCTGCCCGTGGCCTTGGCCGGCGGCAAGGTCGACGCGGAATGGTTCGCGTCCGTCACCACAACGCTGGGCCTGACCGACCGGCTCAAGCACAAGCCGCACGAGCTTTCCGGCGGCCAACAGCAGCGTGTCGCCGTCGCCCGCGCCCTCCTCACCCGGCCCGACGTCATCTTTGGCGACGAGCCCACCGGCAACCTGGATTCACGCTCCGGCGCCGAGGTGCTGGGCATGCTCCGGCGCTCCTCCCGCGAGATGGGCCAGAGCATCATCATGGTCACGCACGATCCCGTCGCCGCCTCCTACGCGGACCGCGTCGTGTTGATGAACGACGGCGTACTGGTGGGCGAGCTGGACCACCCCACCGCCGAGACGGTGCTGGCCTCGCTGGCATCCCTGGGGGCATAG
- a CDS encoding SDR family oxidoreductase, with the protein MSSGKLDAVAIIAVAGATGYIGGRLVPLLLDAGAEVRVLTRHRDKLRDVPWRGQVEIVEGSMEDADTARALCEGAETVYYLVHSMSGDRQSAGAFEKVERRCALNLSRASRHAGVKRLIYLSGLHPQGELSRHLASRTEVGEILLASGTPTAVLQAGLVIGSGSASFEMVRHLTDVLPVMPAPRWVLNKVQPIAIRDALHYLLGAAGLPPETNRTFDIGGPEVLSYAEMMRRYADAAGLRRPLVVPLPVLTPWLAAQWVNLVTPVPRSLAVPLVESLQHDCVAREQDIAAHIPEPDGGLTPYGRAVQLALHKIEADTVETTWATAHALSAPAEPLPSDPEWAGLTVFTDERSKTTDAPAARVWAVVEGIGGDNGYYSLPFAWAVRGWMDKAAGGVGLSRGRRSNQHLQLNDAVDWWRVETLEPGRLLRLRAEMIVPGRAWLEFEVSPVEPADGGSPEGGSVFRQRAIFFPRGLSGRLYWLAVLPFHGIIFKGMANRITAAAARP; encoded by the coding sequence TTGTCGAGTGGGAAGTTGGACGCCGTGGCCATCATCGCCGTAGCAGGTGCCACCGGATACATCGGTGGGCGGCTGGTCCCCCTGCTGCTCGACGCCGGCGCGGAGGTTCGCGTGCTGACCCGCCACCGGGACAAGCTGCGCGACGTGCCGTGGCGGGGCCAGGTGGAGATCGTTGAGGGGTCGATGGAGGATGCCGACACGGCCCGGGCGCTCTGTGAGGGCGCCGAGACGGTTTACTACCTGGTCCATTCCATGTCCGGGGACCGGCAGTCCGCGGGTGCCTTTGAGAAGGTGGAACGCCGGTGCGCGCTCAACCTGAGCCGCGCCTCCCGTCACGCTGGCGTCAAGCGCCTCATCTACCTCTCGGGCCTGCACCCCCAGGGCGAACTGAGCCGGCACCTGGCCTCCCGCACCGAGGTGGGGGAAATCCTCCTGGCGTCCGGCACGCCCACGGCCGTGCTGCAGGCAGGGCTGGTGATCGGCTCCGGATCGGCCAGCTTTGAGATGGTCAGGCACCTCACCGACGTCCTGCCCGTCATGCCGGCGCCGCGGTGGGTCCTGAACAAGGTCCAGCCGATTGCCATCCGCGACGCGCTGCACTACCTCCTCGGGGCAGCGGGGCTGCCACCGGAGACCAACCGGACCTTCGACATCGGAGGCCCGGAGGTGCTCAGCTACGCGGAGATGATGCGCCGCTATGCCGACGCCGCCGGGCTCCGCCGTCCGCTCGTCGTCCCCCTGCCCGTCCTCACGCCGTGGCTGGCCGCGCAATGGGTGAACCTGGTGACGCCGGTCCCCCGGAGCCTTGCGGTGCCGCTCGTGGAATCCCTGCAGCACGACTGCGTGGCGCGAGAGCAGGACATTGCCGCCCACATTCCGGAACCCGACGGCGGCCTGACCCCCTACGGGCGGGCCGTGCAACTGGCGCTGCACAAGATCGAAGCCGACACCGTGGAGACCACCTGGGCCACCGCGCACGCGCTCAGCGCCCCCGCAGAGCCGCTGCCCAGCGACCCCGAGTGGGCCGGGCTCACCGTCTTCACCGACGAGCGCAGCAAGACCACGGATGCCCCCGCGGCCCGGGTGTGGGCCGTCGTGGAAGGCATCGGCGGCGACAACGGCTACTACTCGCTGCCCTTCGCCTGGGCCGTGCGCGGGTGGATGGACAAGGCGGCCGGCGGGGTGGGGCTCTCGCGGGGACGGCGGAGCAACCAGCACCTCCAGCTCAACGACGCCGTGGACTGGTGGCGGGTGGAGACCCTGGAACCGGGGCGGCTGCTGCGGCTGCGGGCGGAAATGATCGTCCCGGGCCGGGCCTGGCTGGAATTTGAGGTTTCCCCGGTGGAGCCGGCCGACGGCGGCTCCCCGGAAGGCGGCAGCGTCTTTCGCCAGCGCGCCATCTTCTTCCCGCGGGGCCTGTCCGGCCGCCTGTACTGGCTGGCCGTGCTGCCCTTCCACGGGATCATCTTCAAGGGCATGGCCAACCGCATCACGGCGGCCGCCGCCCGACCCTGA
- a CDS encoding lycopene cyclase domain-containing protein: MSYLLILLILLVCMALLDARWKLFLFARPGPAVAVLLLGTAFFLSWDVSALAAGIFLHRETPLMTGVMLAPGLPLEEGFFLLFLCYQTMVLFTGALRLLQLRQRLPAGRSRQ, translated from the coding sequence ATGAGCTATCTGCTGATCCTGCTGATCCTTCTCGTGTGCATGGCCCTATTGGATGCCCGCTGGAAGCTGTTCCTGTTTGCCCGGCCCGGGCCGGCGGTGGCCGTGCTGCTCCTTGGCACCGCGTTCTTTCTGTCCTGGGACGTCTCCGCCCTGGCGGCCGGCATCTTCCTGCACCGTGAGACGCCGCTCATGACCGGCGTCATGCTGGCCCCGGGGCTGCCCCTGGAGGAGGGCTTCTTCCTGCTGTTCCTGTGCTACCAGACCATGGTCCTGTTCACCGGCGCGCTGCGACTGCTCCAGCTCCGGCAACGGCTGCCCGCAGGGCGGAGCCGGCAATGA
- a CDS encoding lycopene cyclase domain-containing protein, with the protein MNYAHLNALFLIPALAVLVAALARAGGKPWRGSSRPVAAVAATLVVLVVLTGVFDNLMIGSGLFGYAGDALAGAHVGLAPVEDFAYPAAAALLLPGLWLLFTRERPK; encoded by the coding sequence ATGAACTACGCCCATCTCAACGCCCTGTTCCTGATCCCGGCGCTCGCCGTGCTGGTGGCGGCACTGGCCCGGGCCGGCGGCAAGCCTTGGCGCGGCAGCTCGCGGCCGGTGGCCGCCGTCGCCGCCACCCTGGTGGTGCTGGTGGTCCTGACGGGCGTTTTCGACAACCTCATGATCGGCTCGGGGCTCTTCGGCTACGCCGGGGACGCGCTTGCCGGCGCCCATGTGGGTCTGGCGCCCGTCGAGGACTTCGCGTACCCGGCCGCGGCTGCCCTGCTGCTTCCGGGCCTATGGCTGCTGTTCACCCGCGAAAGGCCCAAATGA
- the crtI gene encoding phytoene desaturase family protein has product MNRRLRLLRRALPYAGLTARKAAKARPWHQPDATACVVIGGGISGLATAGLLARDGHDVTVLEKQAGLGGRAGRWEHGGFTFDTGPSWYLMPEVIDHWFAMMGTSAAAELELTRLDPAYRLWGQGEAPPVDVRTGRAAARDLFDSLEPGSGERLDGYLDSAKLAYTLAKRHFLYDPFGTLRGLAAPAVLRHAPRLAQLLTRSLHAFVAARFKNPLQQKILGYPAVFLGTSPYKAPALYHLMSHLDLQDGVLYPQGGFAAVVDAMERVVRRAGASITTGAAATRIVTGPAGKRARCEAVAWVDAAGVEQRTPARIVVGAADLHHVETALLPEALRTQPAKTWRRADPGISAVLLCLGVRGGLPRLAHHNLLFTEDWQDNFARIVNGGDLAESTSIYVCRPSATDATVAPAGSENLFLLIPAPALPPWGKGGPDGGGSPMVERVADAAIAQLAAWTGTPDLPDRITVRRSYGPADFQDDVNAWRGSALGLAHTLRQSAFLRPGNSNAKVEGLFYAGSSVRPGIGVPLCMISAEIVLKAVRGDRSAGPLPEPGVTASTAAAAAGAS; this is encoded by the coding sequence ATGAACCGGCGCCTGCGACTGCTCCGGCGCGCTCTGCCCTACGCCGGCCTGACGGCCCGCAAGGCGGCGAAGGCCAGGCCGTGGCATCAGCCGGACGCCACCGCGTGCGTGGTCATCGGGGGCGGCATCTCCGGGCTGGCCACCGCCGGCCTGCTTGCCCGGGACGGCCACGACGTGACGGTGCTGGAGAAGCAGGCCGGCCTGGGCGGGAGGGCCGGCCGCTGGGAACACGGCGGCTTCACGTTCGACACCGGCCCGTCCTGGTACCTCATGCCGGAGGTGATCGACCACTGGTTCGCGATGATGGGCACCAGCGCCGCCGCCGAGCTCGAGCTGACCCGCCTGGACCCCGCCTACCGGCTCTGGGGCCAGGGGGAGGCGCCCCCGGTCGACGTACGCACGGGACGCGCGGCGGCCCGGGACCTGTTCGACTCCCTGGAACCGGGATCGGGGGAGCGGCTGGACGGCTACCTCGACTCCGCCAAACTGGCCTACACGCTGGCCAAAAGGCATTTCCTGTACGACCCGTTCGGGACGCTGCGCGGACTGGCCGCGCCGGCGGTCCTGCGCCATGCGCCCCGCCTGGCGCAGCTGCTGACCCGGTCCCTGCATGCCTTCGTGGCCGCCCGGTTCAAGAACCCGCTGCAGCAAAAGATCCTGGGCTACCCCGCCGTATTCCTGGGGACCAGCCCCTACAAGGCGCCGGCGCTCTACCACCTGATGAGCCACCTGGACCTCCAGGACGGCGTGCTGTACCCGCAGGGCGGTTTTGCCGCCGTCGTCGATGCCATGGAACGGGTGGTCCGCAGGGCGGGGGCCAGCATCACCACCGGGGCCGCCGCCACGCGCATCGTGACCGGCCCGGCCGGCAAGCGCGCCCGCTGCGAGGCCGTCGCCTGGGTGGACGCGGCGGGGGTTGAACAGCGCACGCCGGCCCGCATCGTGGTGGGGGCGGCGGACCTCCACCACGTGGAAACGGCCCTGCTGCCGGAGGCCCTCCGCACGCAGCCGGCGAAGACGTGGCGGCGGGCGGACCCCGGCATCAGCGCGGTCCTGCTTTGCCTGGGCGTCCGGGGCGGGCTGCCGCGGCTGGCCCACCACAACCTGCTGTTCACCGAGGACTGGCAGGACAATTTCGCCCGGATCGTGAACGGCGGGGACCTGGCGGAGAGCACCTCGATCTACGTCTGCCGCCCCAGCGCCACGGACGCCACGGTGGCCCCGGCCGGCAGCGAGAACCTGTTCCTGCTGATCCCCGCCCCCGCGCTCCCGCCCTGGGGCAAGGGCGGGCCCGACGGCGGCGGCTCGCCCATGGTGGAAAGGGTCGCCGACGCGGCCATCGCCCAGCTGGCTGCCTGGACCGGCACGCCGGACCTTCCCGACCGCATCACCGTGCGGCGCAGCTACGGCCCGGCCGATTTCCAGGACGACGTCAACGCGTGGCGCGGCAGCGCACTGGGCCTGGCGCACACGCTGCGGCAGAGCGCCTTCCTGCGCCCGGGCAACAGCAATGCCAAGGTGGAGGGGCTGTTTTATGCGGGCAGTTCAGTGCGGCCCGGCATCGGCGTGCCGCTGTGCATGATCAGTGCCGAAATCGTGCTCAAGGCGGTACGCGGCGACCGCTCGGCGGGGCCGCTGCCCGAGCCCGGCGTGACCGCGTCCACGGCCGCCGCCGCGGCAGGGGCGTCATGA
- a CDS encoding polyprenyl synthetase family protein — MPVTDHSQTARRGATLYAPRDGSPDDAAGVTRTPLAWDNFQGQVKALLAQDFAAQGRRAAAYSPAFSVLWERMAGTVAGGKFMRPRLVYTSYESFGGRDWTACAELAAAFEMLHAALLVHDDVIDRDFVRRGSDNLGAVYRDAALAQGHAASDADHAGYSAAIIAGDLLLTGAVRLATRAGAGRPHADAILATIHEAFFAAAAGELDDLLFSLRSASPGLPQVLNMERLKTAVYSFEMPLRAGALLAGQPPGTADALADVGRGIGVAYQLIDDVLGTFGQPEVTGKSVESDLREGKRTILTTFAEGSDAFAAVLADFRGGVRDITEVRDVLRDLGAESYAVDLAESLVARSLGRAEELRLPASLRKELRRICDYVLTRRS; from the coding sequence ATGCCAGTCACTGATCACAGCCAGACCGCCCGCCGCGGTGCCACGCTGTACGCGCCCAGGGACGGGAGCCCGGACGACGCCGCCGGGGTCACCCGCACGCCCCTGGCCTGGGACAATTTCCAAGGGCAGGTCAAGGCCCTGCTGGCCCAGGACTTTGCCGCGCAGGGCCGCCGGGCCGCCGCGTATTCCCCCGCCTTCAGCGTCCTCTGGGAACGCATGGCCGGCACCGTCGCGGGCGGGAAGTTCATGCGCCCCAGGCTGGTCTACACCAGCTACGAGTCCTTCGGCGGGCGGGACTGGACGGCCTGCGCCGAACTGGCTGCGGCCTTCGAGATGCTCCACGCGGCGCTGCTGGTGCACGACGACGTCATCGACCGCGACTTCGTGCGCCGCGGTTCCGACAACCTGGGAGCCGTCTACCGCGACGCGGCCCTGGCCCAGGGACACGCCGCCTCCGACGCCGACCATGCCGGCTACTCGGCCGCGATCATCGCCGGGGACCTGCTGCTGACCGGCGCGGTGCGCCTGGCCACGCGGGCCGGCGCGGGCCGCCCGCACGCCGACGCCATCCTGGCGACCATCCACGAGGCCTTCTTTGCCGCCGCCGCCGGCGAGCTCGACGACCTGCTGTTCTCCCTGCGCAGCGCCTCGCCCGGGCTGCCGCAGGTGCTGAACATGGAACGCCTGAAGACCGCCGTCTACTCCTTTGAAATGCCCCTGCGGGCCGGGGCCCTGCTGGCGGGGCAGCCGCCCGGCACGGCCGACGCCCTCGCCGACGTCGGACGCGGCATCGGGGTGGCCTACCAACTCATCGACGACGTGCTGGGCACCTTCGGCCAGCCGGAGGTGACCGGCAAGTCGGTCGAGTCGGACCTGAGGGAAGGCAAGCGGACCATCCTGACCACGTTCGCGGAAGGATCGGACGCGTTCGCGGCGGTGCTGGCGGACTTCCGCGGCGGGGTCAGGGACATCACGGAGGTCCGGGACGTGCTGCGGGACCTCGGCGCGGAGAGCTACGCCGTCGACCTCGCGGAGTCGCTCGTGGCCCGGTCGCTGGGGAGGGCCGAGGAACTGCGGCTGCCGGCGTCCCTGAGGAAGGAACTGCGGCGGATTTGCGACTACGTGCTGACCAGAAGGAGCTGA
- a CDS encoding response regulator codes for MTNPSIRVALVDDQLLVRSGFGMLINSQPDLSAVVEAGNGIEALAALSATAADVVLMDVRMPGMDGIETTRRLMERVRAAPAGSWLSALKIVVLTTFDLDEYALAAIQAGASGFLLKDAPPEELLGAIRTVYRGDAVIAPSTTRRLLDHVAPLLAAPSPANDARSAAVAGLTAREHEVFVLIATGLSNPEIAGQLFVSEATVKTHVGHILAKLNARDRVQVVVIAYETGIVSPN; via the coding sequence ATGACCAACCCGTCCATCCGCGTTGCCCTGGTTGACGACCAGCTGCTGGTCCGTTCCGGTTTCGGCATGCTGATCAACTCCCAGCCCGACCTCTCCGCCGTGGTGGAGGCCGGCAACGGGATCGAGGCCCTTGCCGCCCTGTCCGCGACGGCCGCCGACGTGGTCCTCATGGACGTGCGGATGCCCGGCATGGACGGGATCGAGACCACGCGCCGCCTCATGGAGCGGGTCAGGGCCGCGCCGGCCGGATCGTGGCTTTCCGCGCTGAAGATCGTGGTGCTGACCACCTTTGACCTGGACGAATACGCGCTGGCCGCCATCCAGGCCGGGGCCAGCGGCTTCCTGCTCAAGGACGCCCCGCCAGAGGAACTGCTCGGCGCCATCCGCACCGTCTACCGCGGCGACGCCGTGATCGCCCCGTCCACCACCCGGCGGCTGCTGGACCACGTGGCGCCTCTGCTGGCGGCACCGAGCCCGGCCAACGACGCCCGCTCCGCCGCCGTGGCGGGGCTGACTGCGCGGGAGCACGAGGTGTTTGTGCTGATCGCCACCGGCCTGTCCAACCCGGAGATCGCCGGGCAGCTTTTCGTCTCCGAGGCCACTGTCAAGACCCATGTGGGCCACATCCTGGCGAAGCTTAATGCCCGCGATCGCGTCCAGGTGGTGGTCATCGCCTACGAGACCGGAATCGTCTCCCCCAACTGA
- a CDS encoding phytoene/squalene synthase family protein, whose product MGIDPLTRYSETASRSAGVVIGSYSTSFGLACRLLGPRPRRDIENIYALVRVADELVDGAARAAGLDPAAVCAQLDRLERETEQAMATGYSTNMVVHAFAATARRAAIDTSLTRPFFASMRTDLDVGSHSPDTLAEYIYGSAEVVGLMCLQVFRAMDGASAGHDEELVRAARSLGAAFQKVNFLRDLGADSADLGRSYLPGVGPEGLTEPDKRELLADIRRDLAVAKAGMGYLAPPARRAVRLAHDLFLALAARLEHVPAAELSRRRVRVPAVQKACIALAVWAGGRRTRVHGGVQGGAPGARPAGAAVSR is encoded by the coding sequence ATGGGAATCGACCCCCTCACCCGCTACTCCGAAACCGCCTCGCGCAGCGCCGGGGTGGTGATCGGAAGCTATTCGACGTCGTTTGGACTGGCCTGCAGGCTGCTCGGCCCGCGGCCCCGCCGGGACATCGAGAACATCTACGCGCTGGTCCGGGTTGCCGATGAACTGGTCGACGGCGCCGCCCGCGCGGCGGGCCTTGACCCGGCCGCCGTCTGTGCGCAGCTTGACCGGCTGGAGCGCGAAACCGAGCAGGCGATGGCCACCGGCTACAGCACCAACATGGTGGTGCACGCCTTTGCCGCGACGGCCCGGCGGGCCGCCATCGACACCTCGCTGACCAGGCCGTTCTTCGCGTCCATGCGCACAGACCTGGACGTGGGCTCCCATTCCCCCGACACCCTGGCCGAGTACATCTACGGCTCCGCCGAAGTGGTGGGGCTGATGTGCCTGCAGGTCTTCCGGGCCATGGACGGCGCCTCCGCCGGCCACGACGAGGAACTGGTGCGCGCGGCCCGCAGCCTGGGCGCCGCCTTCCAGAAGGTCAACTTCCTGCGGGACCTGGGGGCGGACAGCGCGGACCTGGGACGCAGCTACCTTCCCGGCGTGGGCCCGGAGGGGCTCACCGAGCCGGACAAGCGGGAGCTGCTGGCGGACATCCGCCGCGACCTGGCCGTCGCCAAGGCGGGCATGGGCTACCTGGCGCCGCCGGCCCGGCGGGCCGTGCGCCTGGCCCACGACCTCTTCCTGGCCCTCGCGGCGAGACTGGAACACGTTCCGGCCGCCGAACTCTCCCGCCGGCGCGTCAGGGTCCCGGCCGTCCAGAAGGCCTGCATCGCGCTGGCCGTGTGGGCCGGCGGCCGCCGCACCCGCGTGCACGGCGGCGTGCAGGGGGGCGCCCCGGGCGCCCGTCCGGCCGGCGCGGCGGTGTCCCGATGA
- a CDS encoding sensor histidine kinase: MHSLYDWFRRHRFAVDLVVMAVLWFVAVPLGLVNAGSGSGHLVGTFVFATALVIPLAWRRTRTVMAGAIIAAAAVLQWALAVQPMPADVAVPLVLYALAAFAPRWASLCGLALAMLGAVMLVTRFFFNLTSTSLASMPYGAVLILTIWVLVLFSWTAGDLTRTKRLREQALEDRAHRLEIEAQHERELAASDERAHIAREMHDIVAHSLSVIITQADGARYAAAADPDVAPATLATIAETGRSSLQEMRRLLGVLRGGADASMRPLPGLADLDGLLLGIRAAGLPVSCETTGSARRTLPPGAELTAYRVVQEGLTNVMKHAGPNVTAAVHLHWTARGLEVSVRDDGRGASASFADTAPLPAHDAGPSLSPPRGSQPPLAGNGLRGMGERVKLYDGTLHAKPLAGGGFGIAAFIPYSET, translated from the coding sequence ATGCATTCCCTCTACGACTGGTTCCGCCGGCACCGGTTCGCCGTGGACCTCGTAGTCATGGCGGTGCTGTGGTTCGTGGCCGTGCCGCTGGGCCTGGTCAATGCAGGCTCCGGTTCCGGCCACCTGGTGGGCACCTTCGTCTTCGCGACGGCGCTGGTGATCCCCCTGGCCTGGCGGCGCACCCGTACGGTCATGGCCGGCGCCATCATCGCCGCCGCGGCCGTCCTGCAATGGGCGCTGGCCGTGCAGCCCATGCCGGCGGACGTTGCGGTGCCGCTGGTGTTGTACGCCCTGGCGGCGTTTGCCCCACGCTGGGCCAGCCTGTGCGGGCTGGCCCTGGCGATGCTGGGCGCCGTCATGCTGGTGACCCGCTTCTTTTTCAATCTCACCTCCACGTCCCTGGCCTCGATGCCCTACGGCGCCGTCCTGATCCTGACCATCTGGGTGCTGGTCCTGTTCAGCTGGACGGCCGGGGACCTGACCCGGACCAAGCGGCTGCGCGAACAGGCCCTGGAGGACCGCGCGCACCGGCTGGAGATCGAGGCCCAGCACGAACGCGAGCTCGCCGCCAGCGACGAACGCGCCCACATCGCCCGCGAAATGCACGACATCGTGGCCCATTCCCTCTCCGTCATCATCACCCAGGCCGACGGCGCCCGGTACGCCGCCGCGGCCGATCCCGACGTCGCCCCCGCCACGCTGGCCACCATTGCCGAGACCGGCCGCTCCTCGCTGCAGGAGATGCGCCGGCTGCTGGGCGTGCTGCGCGGCGGCGCCGACGCCTCCATGCGGCCCCTTCCAGGACTGGCCGATCTCGACGGGCTCCTGCTCGGCATCCGCGCCGCCGGGCTCCCCGTTTCCTGCGAAACCACCGGCTCCGCCCGCCGCACGCTCCCTCCCGGCGCCGAACTCACCGCTTACCGGGTCGTCCAGGAGGGCCTGACCAATGTCATGAAGCATGCCGGTCCCAACGTCACCGCCGCCGTGCACCTGCACTGGACCGCCCGTGGCCTGGAAGTGTCGGTGCGGGACGACGGGAGGGGGGCCTCGGCGTCGTTCGCGGACACCGCTCCCCTCCCCGCGCACGACGCCGGGCCTTCCCTTTCCCCGCCGCGCGGCTCCCAGCCGCCCCTGGCCGGCAACGGACTTCGCGGCATGGGCGAACGCGTGAAACTGTACGACGGCACCCTCCATGCAAAACCGCTGGCCGGCGGCGGCTTCGGCATTGCCGCCTTCATCCCCTATTCGGAGACCTAA
- a CDS encoding MarR family winged helix-turn-helix transcriptional regulator yields the protein MMDDGGTWRPPGPMHRASVLIREILVLNEVMEFIMRRQMDLNETDFQAMQHLLKQRSMSPGELAQALHLTPAAATTVIDRLVAKGHARRTPHPTDRRRWLISPSEDSIRRTMEKIMPMILEVDSKVRSYDDDGQRVIVDFLDSVVNSMNLRVAALEQESRQPPTHTSDS from the coding sequence ATGATGGATGATGGCGGCACGTGGCGTCCCCCGGGGCCGATGCACAGGGCCTCGGTGCTCATTCGCGAGATCCTTGTGCTGAACGAGGTCATGGAGTTCATCATGCGGCGCCAGATGGACCTCAACGAGACCGACTTCCAGGCCATGCAGCACCTGCTCAAGCAGCGGAGCATGTCGCCGGGGGAGCTGGCCCAGGCGCTGCACCTGACGCCCGCCGCCGCGACCACTGTCATCGACCGGCTGGTGGCCAAGGGGCACGCCAGGCGCACGCCGCACCCCACCGACAGGCGCCGCTGGCTGATCAGTCCCAGCGAGGACTCGATCCGCCGGACCATGGAAAAGATCATGCCCATGATCCTGGAGGTCGACTCCAAGGTGCGCAGCTACGACGACGACGGCCAACGGGTGATCGTCGATTTCCTGGACAGCGTGGTCAACTCCATGAACCTGCGGGTTGCCGCGCTGGAACAGGAAAGCAGACAACCGCCAACCCACACGAGCGACAGCTGA